From one Spiroplasma endosymbiont of Panorpa germanica genomic stretch:
- a CDS encoding DegV family protein yields the protein MKIGVLLDSSSGATNEELKGTHVEVIPLHIILEDESDLSDTRENIEKYDVYKRVNEKENVKTSQASPGELEVKYNEMLEKYDHVIHITITKNISSMQDTAIMVSNQEEFKGKITVPEHNLAATAIRDCALYLNKLIKEGETDIAKLTKKIAEFEAGFIAIIVPGDLSKLAKGGRAVKIFASILNAFKTKAVIHWAAKPKKIAMARKISIIIEKVSMMLEKTYGKNGYNLKLLTTWDIPKKLLETTRTDLEAEGIKFEEAYLPSIYAVHAGIETLGFVAYSKEFDY from the coding sequence ATGAAAATAGGTGTTTTATTAGATAGTTCTAGTGGGGCTACGAACGAAGAACTAAAAGGAACTCACGTGGAAGTTATCCCTTTGCACATTATTTTAGAAGATGAAAGTGATTTAAGCGATACCAGAGAAAATATTGAAAAATACGATGTTTACAAACGCGTTAACGAAAAGGAAAATGTAAAAACAAGTCAAGCTTCACCAGGTGAACTTGAAGTTAAATACAACGAAATGTTGGAAAAATACGACCACGTAATTCATATAACAATTACTAAAAACATATCAAGTATGCAAGACACTGCAATTATGGTTTCAAACCAAGAAGAGTTTAAAGGTAAAATTACAGTTCCCGAACATAACCTAGCAGCAACAGCTATCAGGGATTGTGCGCTTTATTTAAATAAACTAATTAAAGAAGGTGAGACTGATATTGCTAAGTTAACTAAGAAAATTGCAGAATTCGAAGCAGGTTTCATAGCTATTATTGTACCTGGTGATTTATCTAAATTAGCTAAAGGTGGAAGAGCTGTTAAAATATTTGCATCAATATTGAATGCATTTAAAACAAAAGCCGTTATTCACTGAGCAGCTAAACCTAAGAAAATTGCTATGGCTAGAAAAATTAGTATTATCATTGAAAAAGTTTCGATGATGTTGGAAAAAACTTATGGTAAAAATGGCTACAACTTAAAGCTATTAACTACTTGAGATATTCCTAAAAAACTTTTAGAGACAACTCGTACTGATTTGGAAGCTGAAGGAATTAAGTTTGAAGAAGCTTATTTACCATCAATTTATGCTGTACATGCCGGAATTGAAACTTTGGGCTTTGTCGCATATAGCAAAGAATTTGATTACTAA
- a CDS encoding acyl carrier protein — MKYFEEIKKALKQKGAKGEITKDTLFKNLGLDSLDLMDLVVELEENLGFTIPDEDLPGIQTIGQLDKIISELKK, encoded by the coding sequence ATGAAATATTTTGAAGAAATAAAAAAGGCACTTAAACAAAAAGGTGCAAAAGGTGAAATAACCAAAGATACTTTATTCAAAAATCTAGGCCTTGACTCTTTAGATTTGATGGATTTAGTAGTTGAATTAGAAGAAAATCTGGGATTTACAATTCCAGATGAAGACTTGCCGGGTATTCAAACAATTGGGCAGCTCGATAAAATAATATCAGAATTAAAAAAATAA
- a CDS encoding DegV family protein, whose product MKIAILTDSSFDGKLSEVKDLFKVPLMITRDSGEQIKDDEKLSYEDFYKMLEVEKLKTSQTIPEEMLKSWDNLLKDYDQVIVALLSKGLSGQFNTATMLANDEPYKGKIVVVDTNGVSVVLDRIIDKIRMFIDQGKDAFEIKEIIENEVNKNFRGFIIPKNLEVLKRGGRIKPAAAALAKLLKITPILRYDGEIDKFNTTRTFKKAIKESIEQIKKECPNADTIDISYSKSDELLIQQVRGLVEESGMKIGKFNQLSNVIATHTGTETFALMCWLS is encoded by the coding sequence ATGAAAATTGCAATATTAACAGACTCATCATTTGATGGTAAGTTGAGCGAAGTAAAAGACTTGTTCAAAGTACCACTAATGATCACTAGAGATAGTGGTGAGCAAATAAAAGATGACGAAAAATTAAGTTATGAAGATTTCTACAAGATGTTAGAAGTTGAGAAATTAAAAACTTCTCAAACAATACCAGAAGAAATGTTAAAAAGTTGAGATAACTTATTGAAGGACTATGATCAAGTAATAGTTGCTTTGTTGTCAAAAGGTTTATCTGGACAATTTAATACTGCAACTATGTTAGCCAACGATGAGCCTTATAAAGGTAAAATCGTTGTTGTTGATACCAACGGTGTTAGTGTTGTCCTTGATCGAATAATAGACAAAATTAGAATGTTTATTGACCAAGGAAAAGATGCATTCGAAATCAAAGAAATTATTGAAAATGAAGTTAATAAAAATTTTAGAGGTTTTATAATTCCTAAAAACTTGGAAGTTTTAAAGCGTGGAGGTAGAATCAAACCTGCTGCTGCTGCTCTTGCCAAATTATTAAAAATAACACCAATTCTGAGATACGATGGTGAAATTGATAAGTTTAACACAACAAGAACTTTCAAAAAAGCAATAAAAGAATCAATTGAACAAATTAAAAAAGAGTGTCCAAATGCTGATACAATAGATATAAGTTATTCTAAATCAGATGAGCTTCTAATACAACAAGTAAGAGGTTTGGTTGAAGAATCAGGGATGAAAATAGGTAAGTTCAATCAATTATCAAATGTAATAGCAACACACACAGGTACAGAAACATTCGCACTGATGTGTTGGCTGAGTTAA
- a CDS encoding 2-oxo acid dehydrogenase subunit E2 — MVHLRARNLPSKGVLKQWLFNDNKVKIGEDFALVETNKGEAIIKSNYSGVVVKTIKLGSNVKNGSIIANIYIDEDQEIDDKKNKKSAKKEEEEETQGTEFEEEKFDIEIPMNIPQSEISKFQDAEDYRDDFSGAVLYDKNFMAVTPFSSTRDDIMDSQEKLSKLENDTSLDKFAQMRKNIAESIKNSPAPKKANPEEEANLGKVKNDEVFKDAEMFKIDNSTGASKFRKIIEARKNKLLKDNDFKEIPEEEKITSAMDRLDSNGRPMIMRNIINDRMKRLNASGGDPDALGEPNFVAQKVVRTRQVEKPKVVEDLEGDNMWTTKKPLVKNEDLEDDLLIDSHDLDSHGQVQLPKKSPSQLLEEKKNAGDDGSYNFKKMASLYDDQRRESIISSRTQKDDIKNRMKAIMDDKSPDLQNKHSEFDADNLELINSLPIMIDDVPERFLKKVETFDSKTGKKVLRNYTDTKDGQKDFEHWMENENLSKHVDKELEDIEKLLETDPEVFRKEKEAQKLLEKEKQEKETQKVIEDAIAKAQKSMLKAQELQKQEEKFQQEKANYELQRLKDENAKLEEQLNLNNKTSDYLEKEIDNLKNQLKSVDKLENVIESMRNSSNKIPEKNNDEFFNKMMQYIMMQNMMQTFGTNKNTPDLDFDKEIKQAIKSNMKEFYDTFDAVKPVSKPGSEYFDQNLKPEPEFKEFTNPLTKQKMYQNQDLQDVNYEQDLFRNNQTSFINLSPKQNMQYQEFNNSDELNEKREDISLTRYPAVKSMLLSQNYIPPLSISTEIDMTAILKLKHVLKKNDPTGLAFSTIAFITKAVSLALEQYPKINSTYDPTTNQQIVKNHHNIGLATETSEGLVVPVLKFVEKLTVKQVAIDIREMTNRLRRGELFNYETTGSTITLANFGNVGAIHATPTIFYPNAAVIGVGKVVKKPIVVEKEKLAIKAIMSISLTVDQRIIDASESGRFLSTLKEILEKPELLMVG, encoded by the coding sequence ATGGTTCATTTAAGGGCACGTAATTTGCCTTCTAAAGGCGTTTTAAAGCAATGACTTTTTAATGACAACAAAGTGAAAATAGGTGAAGACTTTGCGCTCGTTGAAACAAACAAGGGTGAAGCTATAATAAAATCTAATTATAGTGGAGTTGTCGTTAAAACTATAAAACTTGGTTCAAATGTTAAAAATGGTAGTATAATTGCTAATATTTATATTGATGAAGATCAAGAAATTGATGATAAAAAAAATAAGAAATCAGCCAAAAAAGAAGAAGAAGAAGAAACTCAAGGCACAGAATTTGAGGAAGAAAAATTTGATATCGAAATACCGATGAATATTCCTCAAAGTGAAATTTCTAAATTTCAGGATGCAGAAGATTATCGCGACGATTTTTCTGGTGCCGTTTTATACGATAAAAACTTCATGGCAGTAACTCCGTTTTCATCTACTCGTGATGATATAATGGATTCTCAAGAAAAGTTATCAAAATTGGAAAATGATACTTCACTTGATAAATTTGCACAAATGCGTAAAAATATTGCAGAATCAATAAAAAATTCTCCGGCTCCCAAAAAAGCAAACCCTGAAGAAGAAGCAAATTTAGGTAAGGTTAAAAATGACGAAGTTTTTAAGGATGCAGAAATGTTCAAAATTGACAATTCAACTGGGGCATCAAAATTTAGAAAAATAATAGAAGCTAGAAAAAACAAATTATTAAAGGATAATGACTTTAAGGAAATTCCAGAGGAAGAAAAAATAACTAGTGCCATGGATAGATTGGATTCAAATGGTCGACCAATGATAATGAGAAACATTATTAACGACCGTATGAAACGTTTAAATGCCTCAGGGGGGGATCCTGATGCGCTTGGAGAGCCAAATTTTGTTGCTCAAAAAGTAGTTCGTACAAGGCAAGTAGAAAAACCTAAGGTTGTAGAAGATTTAGAAGGAGATAATATGTGAACAACAAAGAAACCTTTAGTTAAAAATGAAGATTTAGAAGATGACCTTTTAATCGATTCTCATGATTTAGACTCACACGGACAAGTTCAACTACCCAAAAAATCACCATCTCAATTGCTAGAAGAGAAAAAGAATGCCGGAGATGATGGCTCATATAATTTTAAAAAAATGGCTAGTTTGTATGATGATCAAAGACGTGAATCAATTATTTCTTCTAGAACTCAAAAAGACGATATTAAAAATAGAATGAAAGCAATTATGGATGATAAAAGTCCTGATTTACAAAATAAACATTCGGAATTTGACGCAGACAACCTAGAATTAATCAATTCATTACCGATAATGATTGATGATGTTCCTGAAAGATTTTTGAAAAAAGTTGAAACTTTTGATTCAAAAACTGGTAAAAAAGTATTGAGAAATTATACTGATACCAAGGATGGTCAAAAAGATTTTGAACACTGAATGGAAAATGAAAATTTATCAAAACACGTAGATAAAGAATTGGAAGATATTGAAAAATTACTAGAAACAGATCCTGAAGTCTTTAGAAAAGAAAAAGAAGCTCAAAAACTTTTGGAAAAAGAAAAACAAGAAAAAGAAACTCAAAAAGTAATTGAAGATGCTATTGCTAAAGCTCAAAAATCTATGTTAAAAGCTCAAGAATTGCAAAAACAAGAAGAGAAATTCCAACAAGAAAAAGCTAATTACGAGTTACAACGATTAAAAGATGAAAACGCAAAATTAGAAGAGCAGTTAAACTTAAACAATAAAACTAGTGATTACTTAGAAAAAGAAATTGATAATCTAAAAAATCAACTAAAATCCGTGGACAAACTTGAAAATGTGATTGAATCTATGCGTAATAGTTCAAACAAAATTCCAGAAAAAAACAATGATGAATTCTTTAATAAAATGATGCAATACATTATGATGCAAAATATGATGCAAACTTTTGGAACTAACAAAAACACCCCAGATTTAGATTTTGATAAAGAGATAAAACAAGCAATTAAAAGTAATATGAAAGAATTTTATGATACTTTTGATGCAGTTAAACCAGTTTCAAAACCAGGGTCAGAATATTTCGATCAGAACTTAAAACCAGAACCAGAGTTTAAAGAATTTACTAACCCGTTGACCAAACAAAAAATGTACCAAAATCAAGATCTTCAAGATGTTAATTACGAGCAAGATTTATTTAGAAACAATCAAACAAGTTTCATTAATTTAAGTCCAAAACAAAACATGCAATATCAAGAATTTAATAATTCAGATGAACTAAATGAGAAACGCGAAGATATTTCACTAACTCGCTATCCAGCAGTTAAGTCGATGCTTTTAAGTCAAAATTATATTCCTCCATTATCAATTTCAACAGAAATTGATATGACAGCAATTCTAAAACTAAAACATGTTTTAAAGAAAAATGATCCAACAGGTCTAGCCTTTTCAACAATTGCTTTTATTACTAAGGCAGTTTCTTTAGCATTAGAGCAATACCCAAAAATCAACTCAACCTATGACCCAACAACAAACCAGCAGATTGTTAAAAACCATCATAACATTGGATTAGCAACTGAAACTAGTGAAGGTTTGGTTGTTCCAGTATTAAAATTTGTGGAGAAACTAACTGTCAAACAAGTGGCCATTGATATTAGAGAAATGACTAATCGTTTGAGAAGGGGAGAACTATTCAACTACGAAACCACGGGCAGCACCATTACGTTAGCTAACTTTGGAAACGTTGGGGCAATTCACGCTACACCAACAATTTTTTATCCAAATGCTGCTGTAATTGGAGTCGGTAAAGTGGTTAAAAAACCAATTGTTGTTGAAAAAGAAAAACTAGCAATCAAAGCTATTATGAGTATAAGTTTAACAGTCGATCAAAGAATTATTGATGCGAGTGAATCAGGAAGATTCCTATCAACACTAAAAGAAATATTAGAAAAACCAGAACTGTTGATGGTTGGCTAA
- a CDS encoding Fur family transcriptional regulator, whose translation MTLTYEKMVQSLKRKGVRLTGARLSIIKVITRKQHVSASAIIKEVEKEFGSVNVMSVYNTLDMLLNEHLIFANTFNGKHIIYEVLGDSSIHLKCDLCAKVLHVPESEDQIGILEEINKICRANNLTSNHLKIEAHGVCDTCKNEGKQQVDMTHENKIVESF comes from the coding sequence ATGACTTTAACGTACGAGAAAATGGTTCAATCCTTAAAAAGAAAAGGTGTAAGACTAACAGGAGCTAGATTATCAATAATTAAGGTAATCACAAGAAAGCAACATGTTTCAGCGAGTGCAATTATAAAAGAAGTAGAAAAAGAATTTGGTTCAGTAAATGTTATGTCAGTTTACAACACACTAGACATGCTATTAAATGAACACTTAATTTTTGCTAATACTTTTAATGGTAAACATATTATTTATGAAGTTTTAGGTGATAGTTCAATTCACTTAAAATGTGACTTATGTGCGAAGGTATTACATGTTCCTGAATCTGAAGATCAAATTGGTATTTTAGAAGAGATAAACAAAATATGTAGAGCCAACAACCTAACTAGCAATCACTTGAAAATTGAAGCTCATGGAGTTTGTGATACTTGTAAAAACGAAGGTAAACAACAAGTTGATATGACTCATGAAAACAAAATTGTTGAAAGTTTTTAA
- a CDS encoding ABC transporter ATP-binding protein, which yields MSDNIITFNGFVKTFKKFKIGPINFNIKRGEFHAVLGSSGSGKSVILNTIIGSIYRYSGQVTFEGRQRRSNWKQNANLGYYQPTDFALVEDSLWKYLITIARISGITSKKYRMDRIRYLVKLFELWEHRTKSIRAFSFGMKNRVSLIIALLKNPDVIVLDEPGANLDSIWRKKIYAIFERLKEEGKTIILTTHNIDEFYGLFDSLTVVEEGKLLYSGESKAVDLDLKYRVVVAGDPEKIAEFLRSKNISCIEDEATQNGLIVVFNKQFEVNYLFLYLVRNNLPLDVFEKISINMEEIIENF from the coding sequence ATGAGCGACAATATAATTACTTTTAACGGTTTTGTTAAAACTTTTAAGAAATTTAAAATTGGACCAATTAATTTTAATATTAAAAGAGGGGAATTTCACGCCGTTCTTGGATCATCAGGTTCAGGTAAGAGTGTTATTCTTAATACAATTATTGGATCAATTTATAGATATAGTGGTCAAGTTACTTTTGAAGGAAGACAACGTAGAAGTAATTGAAAGCAAAATGCAAACCTAGGTTATTACCAACCAACAGATTTCGCATTAGTTGAAGATTCATTATGAAAATACTTAATTACAATTGCGCGAATTTCAGGAATTACATCAAAGAAATACCGAATGGACCGCATCAGATACTTAGTTAAGTTATTTGAATTATGAGAACATAGAACTAAATCAATTCGTGCCTTTTCTTTCGGAATGAAAAACAGGGTTAGTTTAATTATTGCCTTACTAAAAAATCCAGATGTCATCGTTTTAGATGAGCCTGGAGCCAACCTTGATTCTATTTGAAGAAAGAAAATTTACGCAATTTTCGAACGTCTTAAAGAAGAGGGTAAAACAATTATTTTAACAACCCACAACATCGATGAATTTTATGGATTATTTGATTCTTTAACTGTTGTTGAGGAAGGAAAATTACTATATTCAGGTGAATCTAAAGCTGTTGACCTTGATTTAAAATACAGAGTTGTTGTTGCTGGAGACCCAGAAAAAATTGCCGAGTTCTTAAGATCTAAAAACATTTCTTGTATTGAAGATGAGGCGACACAAAACGGACTTATCGTTGTATTTAACAAGCAATTTGAAGTTAACTACTTATTCTTATACTTAGTTAGAAACAACTTGCCTTTAGATGTCTTTGAAAAAATATCAATTAATATGGAAGAGATTATTGAGAACTTCTAG
- the ytpR gene encoding YtpR family tRNA-binding protein, with amino-acid sequence MNFKAGIYYNDQFDSLFVILNDIDKNKSEIVENKEYTLLYKDKNLVGLNIFNVGKKLKIAPGMVSHNREVIDFVNQILAKLKQEKIVHTPQLTIVKIEKAEPISETHLNLCQVNNGQETLQIVCGAKNVISNSLAVLASIGTWMPNGMKIKASKLKGIESFGMLCSAKELELKNHNFGESGIILLDNKWEKFIGQDFLRVREEEFENK; translated from the coding sequence ATGAATTTTAAGGCAGGAATATATTATAATGATCAATTTGACTCATTATTCGTAATTTTAAATGATATTGATAAAAATAAATCAGAAATAGTTGAAAACAAGGAGTACACTTTGTTATATAAAGACAAAAATCTTGTTGGATTAAATATCTTTAATGTGGGAAAAAAATTGAAGATCGCACCTGGGATGGTAAGTCATAATAGGGAAGTGATAGATTTTGTTAATCAAATTTTGGCAAAATTAAAACAAGAAAAAATCGTCCACACCCCACAACTAACAATTGTTAAGATTGAAAAGGCAGAACCAATTAGCGAAACCCATTTAAACTTGTGTCAGGTAAATAACGGCCAAGAAACATTACAAATAGTTTGTGGAGCTAAAAACGTTATTTCTAACAGTTTAGCAGTTTTAGCATCAATTGGAACTTGAATGCCAAATGGTATGAAAATCAAAGCGTCAAAATTAAAAGGAATTGAATCTTTTGGGATGCTTTGTTCAGCTAAGGAATTAGAACTAAAAAATCATAACTTTGGAGAATCTGGGATTATCTTATTGGACAACAAATGAGAGAAGTTTATTGGACAAGATTTTTTGAGAGTGAGGGAAGAAGAATTTGAAAACAAATAA
- a CDS encoding MurR/RpiR family transcriptional regulator, protein MNVYNIISKIKEISQNKNDKKNYIALTVMQNLNQISSFSLNKLAELSLTSPSSVTRFCKELNLDGFGGLRVVCEIYLSEKEQNRKVIFNNDDNFSKKLLREINEVLEQNDNLIGKDYYSNISQLVFDTKTVVLVSLDDTQNMSKEFSQKMTSIGIPPVFIDNQQQLEYFVRHSDEKFVFFFVCYGTNEFIIDNANKVKNQGGKVIFISINSAVNYRDNYECVINIKDKDHPLWFNKSSSLFSLLFVFQNIFTNIVSSDKKRFMKFFE, encoded by the coding sequence ATGAACGTTTATAATATTATTTCAAAAATAAAAGAAATATCGCAAAACAAAAATGACAAGAAGAACTATATCGCCCTGACTGTCATGCAAAATTTGAACCAAATTTCTTCCTTTTCACTTAACAAATTAGCTGAGTTATCACTAACCTCACCATCTTCGGTGACGCGTTTTTGTAAAGAACTTAATCTAGATGGTTTTGGTGGTTTAAGAGTTGTTTGTGAAATTTATTTATCTGAAAAAGAACAAAATCGTAAAGTAATTTTTAACAATGATGATAATTTTTCAAAAAAACTCTTAAGAGAAATCAACGAAGTTTTAGAGCAAAACGATAATTTAATAGGCAAGGATTACTATTCAAATATTTCCCAATTAGTCTTTGACACCAAAACTGTTGTCCTAGTAAGTTTGGATGATACTCAAAATATGTCCAAAGAGTTTAGTCAAAAAATGACTTCAATAGGTATTCCCCCAGTTTTTATCGATAATCAACAACAATTAGAGTATTTTGTTAGACACAGTGATGAGAAATTCGTCTTCTTCTTTGTTTGTTATGGAACTAATGAATTTATAATTGATAATGCTAATAAGGTTAAAAATCAAGGTGGAAAAGTGATTTTCATTTCTATAAATTCGGCTGTTAATTATCGTGATAATTATGAATGTGTCATAAACATCAAAGATAAAGATCATCCATTATGGTTTAATAAGTCTAGTTCCTTATTTTCACTTTTATTTGTATTTCAGAACATTTTTACCAATATTGTGTCAAGTGATAAAAAGCGATTTATGAAATTTTTTGAATAA
- a CDS encoding nicotinate phosphoribosyltransferase, giving the protein MKTNKYYFNEKILNNEYLADYFIKTKTIIEKNRPDSKITMQFFQRTENAVLSGMDVVIELIKFACKNFEELEILALPEGSIVNPLEPVLRITGKYQDFGFLEGMIDGVLSRMTSVATNSARIIQAAGGKMVLNMNDRADIYFNQAFDGLASYHGGMRNFVSLAAIEFIDDLRVKKPSGTMPHALIQAYNGDLIAALHDFEKTYPQAPLVALVDYNNDCITDALKCCQEFKDRLKFVRVDTAKNLTDKSLQNIKPLKNQELNGVSIELIKKLRISMDEAGFNHVKIIVSSGFDAKKINEFESQNAPVDIYGVGEAITKPVASFTGDSVLLNGQPQAKFGREFKESTRLVRIN; this is encoded by the coding sequence TTGAAAACAAATAAGTATTACTTTAATGAGAAAATATTGAATAATGAGTATTTAGCAGACTACTTCATAAAAACTAAAACTATTATTGAAAAGAATCGTCCCGATTCTAAAATAACAATGCAATTTTTTCAAAGAACTGAAAATGCTGTACTTTCAGGAATGGATGTAGTCATTGAACTGATTAAGTTTGCGTGCAAAAATTTTGAAGAATTAGAAATTTTGGCTCTCCCAGAAGGAAGTATTGTTAATCCTTTAGAACCAGTTTTAAGAATAACAGGTAAATATCAAGATTTTGGTTTCCTAGAAGGAATGATTGATGGAGTTTTATCGAGAATGACGAGTGTTGCCACCAACTCAGCGAGAATAATTCAAGCGGCTGGGGGTAAAATGGTTTTAAACATGAATGATCGTGCAGATATTTATTTTAATCAAGCATTTGATGGACTAGCATCTTATCACGGAGGAATGCGTAATTTTGTCTCTTTGGCTGCCATTGAGTTTATTGATGACCTAAGAGTTAAAAAACCTTCGGGAACTATGCCCCATGCCCTAATTCAAGCTTATAATGGGGATTTAATTGCTGCGCTTCATGATTTTGAAAAAACCTATCCACAAGCACCATTGGTAGCTTTGGTTGATTATAATAACGACTGTATCACAGATGCTTTAAAATGCTGTCAAGAATTTAAAGATCGTTTAAAGTTTGTTCGTGTTGATACTGCTAAAAATTTAACTGATAAAAGTTTACAAAATATCAAACCTTTGAAAAATCAAGAACTTAATGGTGTTAGCATTGAATTAATCAAAAAATTAAGAATTTCAATGGATGAGGCGGGTTTTAATCATGTCAAAATAATAGTTTCTTCAGGATTTGATGCTAAAAAAATTAATGAGTTTGAGAGTCAAAATGCTCCAGTAGATATTTATGGGGTTGGTGAAGCAATTACAAAACCGGTAGCAAGCTTTACAGGGGATAGTGTGTTATTAAATGGCCAACCTCAAGCTAAGTTTGGAAGAGAGTTCAAGGAATCTACTCGCTTAGTAAGAATTAACTAA